A stretch of DNA from Kwoniella mangroviensis CBS 8507 chromosome 1 map unlocalized Ctg01, whole genome shotgun sequence:
CTAAGATGGTATAGGGTCATGTCGAATGTAGGATACATACCCTTTGGAATCTCTTTGGGTAGTTCAACGGTTTGTTTAACCTTGTATGGACCTGGAGATACTGGGCATTGAACGGTTGCGTTGGCATTTCGACTGTATTGAGCACCATTTCGGTTAGCTTGTCTGATCTCTCTGGATGTAGATCATTGGTGAATGATTGCTTGTATGACAGATTGAAAATTGTCGTGGGATTGTTGTCATCCGgaatgaaaggagaagagacaGACAACTCACGCTTCCTCACAAACGTCGAATTGCTTTTGCAATAACTTGATCAAGCCGAGCTTAACAGTGACATCGGCATATGCACCTTCCTATGAGGACAGTATGGGTCATTAGCATAGGAAAGTAAAATATAAACTTTAAATAAGTCGTATCTCACCTTGATTGGTTCGATCACGTCTGCTTCGACTTCCACAGTGAGGTTCTTGCCTGGTACAGGTGGATCAGGAGTAACGTGGATAGATTTGAGTTGACTATTGGAACAGGAATGTAAGTTTAACGGACCAGAAGCGCAAGACGAGATAAGCTTACACTGCATCAGTTGCGAGACCTgttcattcaatcaatcaatgatGCGAAGAGGTAGATCACGTGCGATAAGGTAACGATCAACATGAtaagggagagagagatagCAGACGAGGAAGTAACATGTCATTCAGCTCTCATCATACGACTGGCATGACTTTGGGTCAGATAAGCTGCTTCCGAACTCACCACAATCAACATAGCTCCAACTATCCATAGTCCTTACGTCCCCATCCTTGACGGTGGTAGACACTTTGCCACCTCCTGATACGAGTTCACCTGCCCAGCCGAGAGCATCGGCAGCCAAGTTTGCCGAGGCTGCTGTAGCGAGGAGAGGGAGTAGAGCGAGGGAGGTGATTCGCATGATGTTTGTGAGTGggatatatgtatgtatgagaGGGggatgaaatggatgaaaggaagatggatgatgatgtgagatgagCGATGATGACGGAAGTGGTATGATAGGGGGGGTAAGTTAGTTAGTCTCAGACTCAACTCAATCTCGGTCCAGGAACAGAAATCAGGGTAAGAAGGCCATGTCACGTGATATACAGATCGACAGTCAACGAGAACACAAGAGATGCTATCTGCATTATTCCGTCAGAAATTAGTTTCGTTTTCTGATTTGAGCTCCTGGATCACTTCCTCATACTCGTCCTGTCAGTCAACCGACCAGATGCGTTGTCTATCGTTGATTGGGATGATAGTGGGcatgaaagtggaggttcAAGATCATGCTGTCCCAACTTTTCTAGTTCTACATCTATGATTCTGTTAGATCGCCTGTCTTCAATATTCGCCAACGCATAGCCATATAGTTGCACCCAGTCGATAGACCCGCAATCCTTCgaaaaagatgaaatcaaATAAAGCACGACCGTCCCGTCGACCTTGTCTTTTTGAAGAGTATGTCAGATCTGCACCCCTTGTGTAGGAGTGGGAGGTATGGATAGAGGAGAGTTGTATGCCAGAACACACACCAGAAACCAATAAGATACCACCAAGAGATCGTATAGTATATCCTATGTAGTATAAATATACCACCACAATCGATTTGACGATATCAAACATCCCTTTTCCACGGTCTTTATGGCTCAGATCACAACATCATGACCTCATTTCCCCAGCGACGATCAGATCAGAATTCAGGTCACCGAAGGCTGTTCGAAACCTACAGTCCGTCCTCCAATCCCCCTAAAAGAATTGTAGTCAAGCGATCGACAACACTGGAAGATGCATCCAAGACTCTCAACCGGGCAGGTACACTGGAAAGACTAGTCGAAAGATCCTATTCATCCCTTCAGAATGAAGCTCTAGCAATCGAATATGTCAGTATCCATACTACCATTCCTGTCCCAAAGGTCATCACTACTAGTGCCACACCAAGGCTAGAGGTGCATTACAGACATGTACAAGAGACTAtaagaaggtcaagatcgTGTTTGAATGGAGGATAGAGTGGAACCGACATCCTGGTCATGTGGTCGGTCATAGCGAgtatgatggaagaagagtatgagaTCCAAGCATCCAAGTGACAGTCCTAAAAAGCAGTTGCAAATCTCAGTCAAGTGGTAGTCCCAAAATGTCATGAAAGGAGACATCACTCACGTCGTAGTATTGAATTACAACAATCTCCGGATCAGCCAAACCAATCCTACTAATCCCATTACCGTAGTCTGACCCAAAAACTCCATCCGTTGAAACCCAGCTGAATCTGACTCGGCACTTGGCGAtgttgacgaagaaggaaaagcagAGGCCGAGGCAGCAGCAGATGATTGTCCGATAGAAATCGTGGCAGAGGCAGTAGAGCTGAGTGATTTGGATGTAGTGACAACTACAGACGAGTGAACACAACCTTTGGTTCCAGCACTGGCACCGCATGTACCATTTTTTGGTGGACTGCTCCAGAGAGCTTCAGCTTTTTCAGCTACGACGTAGCATCCGAAAATGTCGGGTGAACCAGCTTCGGTGGTGATGGCGAGTGAAGAGCCAAGTTTGCCACATACGTAGCTGGCACATGCTCGATCGTTGAAGCAGCAGTAATCGAGGGAAGGGTCAGGAGGGGAACTTCCATCTGGGAAAGAACATGACCAGTTGACTGACATGATGTATGATAAATCGAGGGTGTTTTAAGTATAAGGTGCGTAGAGGGGATTATAGGATGTGCGAGAGGAGGGAATCGGATAGAAGATTTTTGCCTTGAGTGGAAAACATCTCTTGTTCTCTGGACGATAGGTAGGCTTTTATATCCGTTCAAAAAGAGCTGGTAAACTTGCGATGTTCCGttggttgatcttgatgcCTTACCAAATTTTGCAATGTGGTCAGATTTAGATAAATGACCAGCGCTTGGATGCTCTCTTGGCATTGTTCCTGTCGATTGCTTGAGACGGACTCCAACAGATACATCCGCCAGGTGACTTCACACCACTTTTGACATGATCTTTTTGAGCAATGTATCTGTCACTCGATCACTTGCGCAAGCTGGGTGACGGCGAGCGCAGTGTACTGTTTCAGATCTCGGCAAAGCATTCTGATGTGCATGGTCCTGCTGAAAGTCcgcttcatcatccgcatcCGCACAAATAAGCTCACTAACTCCCTTTGGTACCTCGACGGCGATCGACGTGACAAACCTTTCTTTTAGCCAGTGCCGGCCGTTCTTGATGAAACGGGGCAAAGCAGTGGTCAGACGGGTAGTGCATTCTCTTCTTTACAGTAACTAGGTGATCCGAGCTGAGACCGGTGTATCCTATGAAGTCAAAAATGGTATGTCTCTATTGATTATATACATTTTGAATATTATCATGATCTAAGCGTAACACATCGTGAACATTGTTCGTTACCTTACAATAATTATACAAACCCAACTTGGTCTATCCCCAATGCTCTCCTGGCAGTGATGATAGCCACCAGCTCTTTTATGAACTCCTCTAAAATCACACAATTGTCCAATACCACATTCAAGCTAATTTTCTTCGGACCCTCCTGCGTTTTTGCTTGCaaatcttcctctgcatcaTCTGATATCCTCCGATGTAGCGTATCTTGTGCAAAAGactcatctcccatttccAATGCTGCTACATGATCAGCGTCCGACCAAGGTCCACTTTTTATCGTCTGCTCTGAATTTGAGATCTCCAATTGTAGATCCACATCCGTCTGCTCGTAGTGAGCTctgaaaggagaaggattCATCATATCCAGCTCATCGACTCTAATGGGCGTGGCGAGtcttccactttcttctccagGTCCAGGTGATTTGTTAGGCGTTCGAAGTAGACTACCTAATGTAGGTGTCAATCcagacgatgaagatcgatTAGGCGTACTTGCTGGAGTTTTCTTCTTAGGAGTTAAGAACGACTTGATGCCACCCACTAAACCAGCTGCTGAAggtcttttcttcttctcaggtTTAGGAGTCTCGGGAAGaccgaaagaagaaggttcaaCCTCCAACATAAGGTTCATAGCTTcgtcaagatgatcagcaaataAGAGTCCTTGTCTCCTTTCCGCTAAAAGTCTATCGAACGATTCGATGCTAGATCGGTGGGACGATATGGTCTTGATAATCTCTCGCAAGATCTGATAGATTGCTGGAAGAGGTACCGAAGATCTGACATCAAAAGGATCTGAATCACCACCATATCGAGATATTTCAATGTCGAGGTCCGAATTGTCATCTGAATCTGTACCGAAATCGGATAAAGAATCTTGAGGCTGTTTAGATCTACTCTTCCATGGATCTGTTTCTGAATTTAAGTCGTATAGTAACCAGCCAGCTAATGATCTATAAGGACAAAGAGCTATGGCGCTGATCACACCGGTCATAGCCACGTTTTCATCTGGAGTATTGGCGAGAAAATCGCTGAATGTCCTTAGAATGTTTTTGATAAGAGGGTCCGAGGGGTTCAATCGATGATGTGTTGGTTCTTCTGTCAGATCTAGATGTAGAATGGTCTTTTCCATTTCACCTAGAAAAGTCGTGGGTATCTGAGCAGATCGGAAGCATGGATCCGCTTCTATAATGGCAGTCATATCTGTTAGATAGACGGCATATCCAGCAGCCATCTCAGCGGAAGACAATGATGGATCCAAGCGAGTGACTAAAGAGCTATATAATTCCACTTCCTGTAGGTGGACGTCTGTCGAATTGACAGGATGTGGTAAGAAGCTGTCAAAAGTGGCTATTTCGGATGGAATCGGTCGTTTCGCCAGGGCAGTAGCAGTCGGATCTCGAATCACGGATAGCAGACCTTTGACTGCCTGCCGACAATGATCACCTAGCAACGTACGGAGTAGACGTAAGGCAGCGGTGGAGGACGTAGGTTCTGTTGAGTGAAGGTTATCGAGAATCAGATCTTTGAGGGTGAAGCGACCTTCGTCCGCAAAATAGTCTGCGGTGTATATAGGCCGATCGATGAATCCCATAGCACCGGTCTTCCgtttattcttcttcctatcttGAGCGGAATAACCTAGTTCTGACGTCCCAGTGTCCATGAGGAAAGACAACAATCGGTTTAACAATGGTCCTTCATCCAGGTTCGAGAACAACACATCAAGGTATGTGAGGACAGCCACCGAACTTCCATCGTGACTCGAACATTCTAATACCGAAGGATACAACACGTTATCTAGGAAAGACGACTGGATCGCATCAAGCGTAGCTTCTGATATAGCACTTCCCAGCATGTGAGTGGTCGATATCTCATGTGAATCCTGATCGCCATGGGGATGCCGTATCATGGAAGTACATCGATAAATTATATCTTGCAAGAAACCGAATaatttgagaatgagatcCAGCTGATCCCGGACTTCCTGAtctgttgaagaaggtatctcCCTATCAGGTAAATCGGCCCCAGCACTAAGATACATCCCACCCGTAGCCGAAGCTGGACCGCCTGATTCTCTCTCTTGTTCCGCCAATTCCGCTAAAGACGGTACATGTAATTTCGAAGGTAACAGTGAATATATAGCTCCTAAGCCAGCAGCCATTACTTCCGCAAAATCACCATCCAGTATAAATTCGCCTAAAGCATCTCTGGCATCTTGTAAAGGGTCGGATCCGTCCTTGTCCGTGGGGTTTGGACTTCCACTGACTATTTCGCTAGGTGGGAGAAAAGCTATGTCGAATAGGAATAATAGACCGGCACGAGCTGGATCACCGATCTGACCTTCTCGATGAACGAAGCGAAGTAGGTAGGAGAACAAGAGGAATTCGAAATGATGAGTGGTGGCTGTTTTGCTGGATGGTCCGGATATACCTGTGTGAGCGGAGGAAGCAGGGGACAAGGCTCTTTCGAGAGGTGTTGGGACGCGAGAGGGATGAGGCTGAAGCCAGCCTTTATcgtggaagaagatgaggagtaAGGGAGGGCTAAAATTATATCAGCCTGACGAGTCACATAACCACAACATGAAAACAGATGTCCCAGAGCGCTGGACTCACTAAGCTACCATCCTAGAAGCCAGAGTACACATCAATCCcaccaaatcctcttctatatcatcattaCTACCCCTTCTATCCATATCAGGACTCATCCCAGCTGCGCCAAGAATTCTAGCTcctccatctatcttctcttcgggttcttcacctacacATGATCGCAGTAATCGTCTGAGAGGGCGGTGGACAGCGTTGTGTACCAAAAACCGTTCCGATAGGGATACGATCAGATTGTTTATCGCTCGGAGTACCTCAGCTATACAAATATTCCACTTCAGCTCCAGCTAACGGGAAAGTGGGATTGAACGATGATAAAATGATTTACCTTTGATTCCATGAGGTCTATCGGGCTCACAAAGTCGTTCAAGTTGAGCGAGGAGGTCGTTTTTGAGAAAGTATTCCAGACATGCTCCTGTTGTACTACATCGTGAGGTCGTCTGTGTTAGCTAATACACAACGTCATAAGGTTGATGAGCCTGCTCACTCCTCATCCGTCCTGTTGCTCTCATAGACTAAAGCGTCGACTATATGTCTAAGCTGGTTGGGCACTtgagttgatgatattcCTCTGTGACATTAGACGCCTGTCAGTGTGATCATTTCAAATGAATGATCAAATCATAGGACTGTACATACCGTACAATCTGTCTCTCGTCTGGGTATTCTAGCGTTTCCTATTCCAATTCAGCCATCAGCGTCAGCATCTCATTTGTGTGGTGCAAAGTACCCACCTTGATACCTTGCCAGGCTATATCAAACTCGCCCAAATCATCCGGCTGTTTGACCGCTTTGGCCTCTTTCGGAGGCTGTAAGAGTCGAGTAAAGAAATTTGATACTTCCATTCTGGCCTTTAAGGCCGAAGTGGTAGAGTGTTGCTATATGCTTTGTCGTCTATTGTGTATGGTGAAAGTATAGATCTATGGAaaatgagatgatgggatgtggGTGCACAAGCCAGAATCAAcgacaaggacaaggacaatAGCCGAAAACGaagacatcatcatcatcaacgcGTTTTGTTTTTCTGTTcgtcattcatccattcctcCGACCATAACGATCGGACAACCATGATGGACACCTCGAATACCGTAGTATGCTCTCAGCACCGACATCGAAAGGAGCACAGGTCTGAGGAAGACACCCGGTACCCCTATGCATCACCACTGGATAATATcacatccctcttctcttcttcctcttccgcatcttcctcttcaagcaCCAAAACCTCCATCAACGATTGGATACCTAAAGACCCAGTTGTAGTAGGTATAATCTCAGCGGCAGGAGCGACATGCCTTACACTAGGCTCGATAGCTGGGTACAGGAGGTATTGGAGGAGGATACGGAATGCGAATAGTGTGACCACAGGGATGTTGGATCGGAAAACTTGGATAAGAGGTGTTGtgacaaggtgagctacACGGTCGTCAAGGATGGTCTGGATCTAGCTGACTGGTAGCTTGTGGGAACATAGTgtaggtgatggtggtgagcTGTCATCCTTCTTTTACCCTCAGCAAATTTCCAGCAAGGTAGCTCAAATAATGGTGATGTAATTGTAGATAATTTACGTTTGTATCATACACCGGGACCGTTCTTCAGCTATCCATTCAAGATCCGTTCTATACCCAGTACCCCTAAAGGTGGGTTTATCTCTTCCCCTGCCTCAGCCTGATCTTGATAATGTGCTAAAACGACTGGGTATCGTAGAATTGAAAGACGAGACGATCCATATTCGAATAGCAGGGGTGGACGCACCCGAGAACGCCCATTTCGGACAACCCGCTCAACCTCATGCTAAAGAATCGCTGGAGTGGTTGAGAGGCACCATACTGGGCAAGAGAATGAGGTGTCAGCTACTAGCCAAGGACCAGTATAATAGGATTGTAAGTTCAGTCTTGACTGATCTCCCTGATTATCGTTAAACAATTAGAAGTAACTTTCTCACTAATCCAATTGTCACATAGGTGGCCGTACCATATATAAATCGACTCTTGTGGTTCGATAAACCCCTACCCATCCTGATGCTGAAGGAAGGTATGGCAGTAGTGTACGAAGCTGGTGGAGCAGAGTATGGACCGTGGGGAAtagacaagatgaaatcgATCGAAGCCCAGGCAAGGTAAGTTCTGTCTTACCATTTTTTCACTGTAATTCAAGCTATCTTAGAACCAGGCTGATATATTATACAACATCTCACTAGATCATCGAAAAAGGGTTTATGGTCATTGAAGAAATTCGAACATCCCAGCGACTTCAAAGCTCGTATGAAGAGACCTGACGAAGTCAGAGTACCATCGACGAGTAAAGCAAAATCTAGGACTCTATTGGGGAGGGTATGGGGATGGATTAGAGGTTAATGGTCGCCAACTGAACTACTTGAGCATTTTTCCTCTATCAGGTCAACATCGACTCGAAGTATATCCCAATGATTGAACGCTATCCGTTCATCGTCATTGAGTGTATTGGTATCTAAGCTTAAAGTGTATCTGCCAAATATCGACAAAATGACATAAAAATGCATTCCATATACAAAATATCATCTCACACGGAAatcaattccatcttcttcctttcattctttcttcttgtggGTCTTCAGTTTATCTATGTACAAGCTACGACGAATCACATGATCAGACACAGAATCATAAAATATATACAACGGAGAGATAGAATTCAGATACAAAAACAAATCGTTTCAGAGTCAGTCAGAAGTAATTTTAGGAATTCCAATGGCAAGGCTTTACCCCATCACCGGCTCCATTACTCATCCCCTAGGCCAAGCCGTTCCTTGGTATTGGCAATTCCCCAACCCAGCGTAAGGGTTGACCTGACTATATTGAGCGAATCCAAATCCTGCTCCTGGGCCTGCCCCCGCTCCTATTCCATGCTGAGAAGCTACTCCTACTCCAGATCCAGGTGAATTACCAGAAACGCCATTATTCGATGGCCCATTGTGCCAATTATTGTACATATACTGTGAATGGTAAGAGGGATATACACTCGAATGAGGCAACATCCCTCCTTGTCCTGGTGCTTGATGGAAGCTGGTCGGAGCAGGTACTTGGCTGTAGCCTTCAGAACCAGTTCTGGGATATGGTCTGTAGGAATAACCGAATTGAGGCGGGGGTGCGAAAGGGTTGACCAATCCTTGTACTTGACTATGCGACATCGCAACGTATTCGTTTCTGGATGGTTCATAGTCTTGCTGTTTGGTTGGTACAGGATGAGCGCGGATGTGTGAGGTTGATTTCGGGAGTCTCGCCCCTCCCATATCCTTAGGTTCTGCAACCGATGGCGTATGAATCTGATTAacctcctctttctccaacttctcaGCTTCCTCAACCAATTTTCCAAGGTCAGCTTTAGCAGAGGGTACGGTAGGAGTCTCCAAGAGTGATACGGTAGTCCTGTAGGGAGATTGAATAGCATCGATCGATTCGTTGACTTGTTGACCTGCAATAGCAAGCTGTGAGAACGACAATCCCGACGGGATTTCTCCCACAGTCGCTGtagttgatccatcttcgtcttcaatCTCGTCCGAAAtggtggatggtgatgatgatgatgatgatgatgatgatgaagtatcTAGGGCCACTCCTACACTTTCAGCAATATGATTGAGCATATCTGCAAATTCGTTGAGTCGATTTTCGATGATCTCCACTTTCGTATTGGTAGTAGTGTTTTCGACAGGTTTGGAAGGAGCTAGCTCTCCATCGGTACGCAGTGCTTTGGCGAGATCGAGGAGCTTGAGACCGAGTGAAGATGCTGGACTGACCGATTCAGCTTGCATGATTCGCAATAATCGAGTCGAAGCGGTCGTATTgccagaggaagagatcagGTCTTCCAGATAGCCTCGAGAAGTGACCCTTTCAAGAGAATGTTCGGAGGTAGTGTTTGGTACCTCTTGTACAATGTCGATAGAATGAATAGCAGGTGGAAGAGCTGGAAGCTCTTTGGCGGGAGCCGGCGCGAGATCCTTTCCATCAGGCAAGCTGGAATGCATGGATGGGTCGACTGGCGTCTCAGATCGAGATTCGAGTGTTTCTTCGAGCTTAAATCCAAATCTACCGGTGCTTTTCTCCTTTAAGTCGTAGTGTTGATTAGGGCCAGCAAGCTTGACATTGTCTCGTGGAATAGGACCATCTTCGGCCAAGAGATCGTCCTTGACTCCAGTTGATGACGACCTGGCTACAGGCTCGTCTTTCTTTTCAAAACTTGAAGATGAGTCGTCGAAGAAATTAGATACTTCCTTAGACATTGAGCCCCAAGTAGGTGGCATATTTTCCTTGGGAAGCGGAGGTACCGTTTCGGCTTTGACGAATTCGCCGGAAGACCAAACCTGGATTTGAATCCGGTTTGAAAGTAGACCTCTTTTATAACATTCCCATCCTCCGTGACCATCCCAGAACGAAGTGATGAACCTCTCGTATAACAAGTCTGTATGGATCTTGTCGTTCAAGACCGATAGTCTACTCTTTTGAGCATTATCTGCTCCGATATAACGACCCAACATCGTTCGAAGTATATCGGTAGTAGGCAATTCGGAGAACACCCACGGACTCGGTCCAATGGGTTTCAAGTAGAAGTCGATAACGTGGAATTCGAAATAGAGTGGGTGAGGAGAGGTCGGAACGGAGACGAAACCGGGACCAGAAGGGCTCATCCAAGGCGCTATTTGTTGAACCGGTCCGGGCACTTGATAATTGTTGGGTGAAATCATGGACATGTACCCAGGTGGCATAGAGCTCGGTGTGCAAGGCGGGGGCCCGAATAACTGTCGTAGGAACGAGTGTGAGTTGCGCTCCGCATGAGACGAAGGGATGAAGGACGGATAAGTGATCGAAGCTTGCTCGTCCTTGCGAAGCTGTTTAGCTTTTCCTGCCTTCTGATTGTGACCATAATATgaccacctctcttcttccggtgAGAATGTATTACTAGCTAAAgccatttcttcttgatctttcgacTGGGTAGTGATAGTAGGTAGCTGTATATTCTCGAGGTTTCGGATCTTGTTCCAAGTTATGCAAGAGGGAACAGCTAGCTTAGCGACATCTTCGGACTGCATAACAGGTTTACTGAGTGGTTTTTTGAAATGCGCAAGATGTTGATCGATGTATACTTCTTGACCATTCTCCCCTAAGATTGGCTTTGCGGCTAAAGGAGGTGGGAAGCTGAACAGAGTAGAGGTGACAGTAGCCGTGTTTGTTTGAGGTACGCCGGTGACTGTCTCAAAATGAATGTTCACTTGCACGAACTTCTTGGTATTCTCTTGAGCCTTGCCGTTGCGCTATCATCGATTTGAGCCATCAGTGATCTCCATCCCCTACCGGATAACCATAGCATGGAACACTCACCTGTCTAATAGTCCAATCCTGGTAGAGGAGATCTCCGACTTTCACTTCATGATGTTCCacgaaatcagcttcatcctctgagTTCGCCTTCCATATGCTTTTGCGAGCCGGAGCTTCGCATAAGTGCCTGAAAGCGATTATTTTGAGTGTAACAGCATCAGGTAGGGTATCTTTCTTGTAGAACAAGGTAAGTCGTCGTACTGTCTCAATTGCAGAAGTCGAGGGAGGAAGCTGTAGTCGGAATAAGTAAGACATCCTCCCTTCCTTGCTTTGATATTCCCGTGAATCGTTGAACCTGTTGACGGAAggaccttcatcttcatgtctCGATACATAGAAATTTGACTGCATTATTGGGTCATATCTGAAGTTGTTGAGTCCACGCATGATATGCTCAGGAACCggatgggaggatgagagaggCGTGAACGCAGGAATAAATTTTTCAGATGGATATCTATGTTGGGCGACCATGGACGGAGAATGAGATATTTCATTCGCATATGGTGGATTATTACCGTTTCCTGCTGAGGCTATGTTAGCATGAAGCTGACATCGCATGAATGATCACCCTTTTatgctcaactcaccaacgGTAGAGCTTTCCAGCTTTAGATCTTTCAGCAAGCTTGGTTCACCAACATAAACAGTAAAATACTTCTCTTCAGGAGTGAGAGATCTTGCGTGGTATTTCATCTGAATGGTCGCCTATCTCATAGGAACAAACATGTTAGGATCTTTTAGCCGCTGGAGTGAATCAGTCTGCGTGAAGCAGCGAGACTCACGCTGAGGTCCAGGAAGCTGTCATACACACCCTTGAAGGGCCCCTCAAGCACAACGCAGGGGTAAATTTTCTCTACCACTGGCTTCCACTGCTCGAAAACGGCGAGATTGCTTCTTAGCAATTCTAATGCATCGTTCGAGGTGGGgggttgatattgatgtaAATTACCAAGAGGAATCTTGCTGTCTGCATCGATGACAGCGTAGAACGTAAGTCGCCACATGGTGGATTCAGTACGCTGTCGTTATCATGAGCTATctgcgaagaagatgcagagtTACAacaaggaaagaaaggtgTAGGATGGATGGTGCAGTATGagtgggaagagaaagggatgacGAGGTTGACAAAGGGAACGAGTGGGAGTGCAGTGTGAAGTGCAGTGGGAGTACTTTTCAGTGTACTTGGTTAGTGGCAAATGGGGTATTTCCCCGTGGGGTATTGGCTGATTACGCAATTCCGAAAAGGTAAGATAAGGATAACCATCTGTCTGGTTTTGGGGTGTTCTCgtattcttccttcttccttcttttctcatCTTGCTTCTGTCCCCTGTTGGAGACTCAATGAACCTTTTCGGGTATCAGCATTAGCAAAAAGTATACTCGGTCTGTGGCATGACAAGCGTCATCAGCCGTAAATAACGGCTTCTATCCCAGATACTCCAGCAGAGTTGTTGCTGTATTCACTCCTTTAGAAGAAGCACATCCACCTCGAAGTCTCATTGGACGCTTTACCTTCCGCCGTAGATCGGTTGGCTTTACTAAGTGCATAAGTGCCTCCATCTAGAGAACATCAGTGGTTGTTACAGATCGCTAAGCCAATCTGATAGACTCAACTGACTGATCTTGCTCTTGGTTCGATGACTCAAAAATGAGAACATGCTGATATTGCTTCTTATGATAGTTGTTCACAGATGAAAATGCAAAGTGGAATGATATATaggggagggggaagagagattgagtCAAAATGTATGCAGGGTGGGGTAGGCAAAGATAGTGTCGGAGGGCTATGTCGGTCTAGTCAATATCCGGGCACGAGGGGTACCAAATTGTTCATCAAGACGTCATGCTTGTGTGTCCCTTGACTTGTCGCTGCTGTTTGGTCGTGTTCAGTGATGATTGACATGGGGAATTTAGGTGTGGATCAATCAAAAATTGGTCAACGAGGATATCGGATACATGCTAGGTGAGATCGATCCCCTCGTATGATTGGATAAACAGATTActatcctcctccaccgcaTCCACCACCCCCACAAGCACCGCCTCCACgatgtcttcttcttctcttcctggTACCGCTACTACGGGAGACACTGATGGTCAGTTCCCAATGATACATCACGTACAATACAAAATGGGACAGATGACTCACCCGATCTGAATGACGATCGAACAGTGTCGATTAGCACAGAACTGACATGATCGAGTGAGGAAGACGAAAAAGGAACTCACATTCTTAGATGAAACACAACCCCCTCTAAGTCTCATGGTATCACCCGAACTGCCTTGCCCACGTTTGTCAAGGGGATAAGTATGTCCTGCTCAGAAACACATCCTATAAGCATCTATTCTACGAA
This window harbors:
- a CDS encoding phosphatidylglycerol/phosphatidylinositol transfer protein, giving the protein MRITSLALLPLLATAASANLAADALGWAGELVSGGGKVSTTVKDGDVRTMDSWSYVDCGLATDAVQLKSIHVTPDPPVPGKNLTVEVEADVIEPIKEGAYADVTVKLGLIKLLQKQFDVCEEARNANATVQCPVSPGPYKVKQTVELPKEIPKAKFSVQVRGYTDTDEDMVCLDLFVDFMKRPGGGN